The Theobroma cacao cultivar B97-61/B2 chromosome 2, Criollo_cocoa_genome_V2, whole genome shotgun sequence genome includes the window TTCCATAATTTCAAGAGAATATTTTTGGTCCCCTCCGTTCATCAAAGTTAAAAGTAATGATCTGCTTAGTATTTAGTTTTCGTTTCCGTGACAAGAAGCTTGAACCACCACCtcctttaattaatttaaagcaTCAAGTTCAACGACCAAGAGAATTTCGAGAAAGCAACGTCACGATAGCCCAGTTCTTTCTGTCCTgcagcctttttcttctttgctctATCAGAGTGACAAGCTGTTAAGAACGTTTAAAGTAGATCTCTTTCTCTTTATAATTCTTTGTGGAAATGAACTCTCCAGAGACATTAATTAATAGTTTGCAAGGTTCTCTTTACGATTGAATCCTTAGCCATTGACCGATTCAAAACCTGATACCGAAATATCTTTGTTTTTACCTGTCTCGTAATGTGTAGTACAAATAACGAAGAATGAAAAAGTTTCGTCGGCAAGAAAAAAAACTACTTGGTTTCATTCTCATTATTCAACAATGGTCGCATCGAAAGCAGATAAGGGGTTTCCAAATATATGTAGCGCTTGGCATTTGTAGCTACAGTTAACATGACTTGTCTCTTCAGAAACCAGGACAGGAAAAGAAAGTGCTTTTGAATCAGCTTTGAATTTGATTCGGGTCCACATCTAGAATTCTTCAAGTAAGAACCTCTTCTTTAGTTATTTCAACAGTTTAAAGGAGGAAACAAGATCGCAGTCCTATCGGGATTCCTTTTTGTTAAAGGCATGCAGCGGGACTCGTAAACTACGAGAAAGACCTTGATTATATATAGAACTGCAACTGGTGCAAGCAAAGTATGATTATCCCATAGTGCTTTTCACACAAACTAAATTAACGAGCTTATATAGCATCCCAACTGAACTGATGTATCCTTTTGCCTTTGATTCACCATCACTTAAGCCATGACCTCATTTGATAGTGGTGGCTTCTGGCAACGTTCCAAATCCTTTTTGGATGATGAAATCTTGATAAAGAAGCTCCTACTTAGCCATGATCCAGATGGTCGTCACCTTGATTCTGAGATGCTTCTTTGTGCAGTGGAGAACATCATGTTTTATGCTACTACATCAGAAGTACTACTAATTTCCTGCTTTGTTACATTGTTACTACAAATTTTAGATGTTTGCTCAGAAGGCTGGCTTGAATGCTTATAGTTTGACTCACTAATGTATCAATTTTCTGAGATCCAGGCAAGGAAGTTTCAAGACATAGAATTTTGTTCCTATTCTTCATTTTGCTAACTCTGTCAACCCTGAAATAAACTGGAAATGCTTTGCAACATGTGAAACTTCAAGAATTAACATCTTATCTGTGGTCTGAGCCCTTTTGTTTCAAATGGTATAATGAGACTAATAGCAAGTCCTTTAGACATTGCTGTCTGTCAAAACTTGCAtcatataagaaaaaaataatgattctAGTTAATCACTGGAAATAGGAAACAATTTTAGATTGATTTAATAGTTTATAGATGTTTTATATTGTAGACTGAATTTCTGAAACTTCATTGCATTTGTTATTGTTTTTTGGTATAAGGAATTCAAGTATGCTAATAACCTTGATGCTGTATTTCTGACACAGGTTTCTGACAAACCTGCTGATGCAAATTTAAAGAGTCACATTAGCAACATTGAACTAATTGGATCACAAGAACCACTAGTGCACACCATCTACAAAATTGCGCACGAGGTAATTCTGATCTCTCTGTCTCTAGCCCCCTTGCATTTACAAatgtcttattttttttttattgtgattGCAGATGCTTTGCAAGTGCCCTGGTAAAGGAGATCTTCATACAAGAACAATGGCCTTGTTTGATTTGCTGGGAAATTATGGATGGGCTGCGAAGGTGGCGTTAGCACTTGCAGGTTTTGCAACAAGCTATGGTGAATTTTGCCTCATAATGCAGCTACGCCCTCATATCTCCTTGGCAGTATCACTTGCAGATTTTAAACAACTTCCGAGTAGCATAAGCATCTTGAAGCCTCAAGTGAAGGCCTTAAGATTGCTTGTCAAGACAATGGTGGATTTGACAAAGTGCATCATCGAGTTTGAAGGTTTGCCAGCAGTACTTGTAGGACCATATATTGAGAACCTAGCTGCTATGAAGTCAGAGATCTATGTTACCGCTTACTGGATCATTCGAAGCACCTTGGCGTGCTCTTCTCAAATCACAAACCTGAAGGCCATGAAACCTGAGCAAGTGCATGTTCTGACCTGTCATAAATCTTAGAAAATGCTGATTTTCCCATTTTCTgttccaaatttttttttttcaaatgttgAGGCCACACTTCAAGTTGAATAACTCTACTGACTTCAGTTACTTCTACAGGTATTCCAATATAATAATTGCGGCATGGGAGCTTTTAAGTCTGGACTACAGGTTGAGCAGCATATACAGTCACCTTAGGCCGCTGGTGGATGCTTTTCGTCAACAAACAGGTCACTGTCTGGATTGTTTAGAATGATTTAGAAGCCTTTCACTGACTACACAAGTACATTTTGTACAATAGTAATTCTGATATATTCATTTATATTGTTTACAGAAGCAAAGCTGCACCAGAAGCTACTGAACCTTTTCGAGGAGTCCCACATCGACAACCAAGAGGTGCTTCAGATGTTATTTGCTCTAAAGGATGACCTGCCACTTAAGGATTGTCCTACACAAGTAAAGGTGAAAGTTCTCCTTCttacattttaatttgatttactTTTTGctcattaaattaattatttgtatctatttgaaagaaaaagattgttATTTCCCTCTTTACACTCTGATTAAAGTCACCACAAGTTTTGCTAGTTGAACAACTATAGCATTAGAACTTAGATATAGCAACTGGCTTCTCTGTATAATTTTCATGCATCTGATATAGTGAAGGAGAAATCAATCTAAAATGATTACATCATTTGGcattttatgattaaaaaCTCTGTTCATCTTATTTAGTAACTCTTGGATTCATCTACAGTTAGGTGTCTCTGAATTGAAAAGCAAGGTTGTCCTACTTTTGGTTTCTAAGCCAGATCTCCTACCATTAGAGCAGTTGTTTTTTCTAGTTCACCAAACATACGATCATCCTCACAAAAAGGTAGAAGGAAGTTATGAAATGATATGGGTTCCCATTTCATGTTCTGAAACATGGACTGATACCGAGGAGAAATGGTTCAATTTTCTATCAAACTCCATACCATGTTACTCAGTTCGACAACCATGGTCTCTAAACTCTGCAGTAATAAACTTTATGAAACAAGAATGGAACTATGGGGATGAAGCCATTATGGTAGTTTTGGATTCAGAAGGGATGACAACAAACTTGAATGCGCTTGATATGGTATTCATATGGGGTTCTGAGGCATACCCCTTTTCactttcaagagaaaatgagcTTTGGAAAGGGGAGCACTGGACAATGCAACTTATCACTAATGAAATTCACCCCATCCTTACTCAATGGGTAAGATACTGAGAACCAACAACACATCTCTTAATGCgtattaaaataaaaccttttttcttcttcctagCCAAAGCTGGATCTTTTATATTCTACTCATTACTTTGAATTTATGTCAGGTTGAAGAAGGGAGAAATATTTGCATTTATGGAAGTGAAAACTTAGAATGGATCAGAGAATTTAGTGCTAAAACGAAAGACATAAAGGATGCAGGTGTGCTGCTTGAGATGATATATGTTGGTATGAATAACCCGAATGAACATGTAAAAGACCTTTTAACCACTATCAATATAGAAATACACAGCACCTTACTCTCTTTCACGAAGGTACAGCTCTTTTGGCTTCGGTTGGAGAGTATGAGAAGATCAAAATTCCGACTAGGACATACTGCCAGTACTGATCATATTCTAGCAGAGGTGTTACCCTTGCTGTATAACAATGATGACAATGGCTGGGCAGTATTTGGAAATGGATCATCAGCAGATATGGTAAGGGTTCAAGGTGCTGAAATCATTAAATGCTTAAATCTGTTTCGACAGTGGGGAGAAAGTGTGGCACAGTTGGAATTCATAGGTGCTCTTAGAACTGTCCTTGAACCACCTCTCCTTGGTGGGCCTTGCAATCACACACAAGTTATTCCCTATTCTGAAGGGTTGATTGAAGGAAGCATAGTATGCCAGAAATGTAAGCGGCTTATGAAGAAGTTTACTATCTATGAATAATTGTAACTAATTAAATAGGAAATCTCAACAGAGATTTTCTGACTGAAATAGCATCTGTTGAAGGGACTGATGATAATAGTTTTGATTTAATCAGCGCAcgctataattattttttagtaaaaaagaAGTTAGTATTTCAAATCTTATTTggaggaagaaaagggaaaaaagaggAGTTGCTGAccattttcttcctcttttaaATGACTATAATCTGGGATTCAAGTTAACTTGACAACAGAGGTGGAAGCCGGAAGGCCCTTCCTGAAGATGTGAAAAACAAGCCCTCCCTAGTCTAAAAATGCATCCATTAGAACaatgtaggaatggcatgcCATCTACATTTCAGAAGCATTAAAAATTTGTCATTCTGTAAACTGAACACAAACTTTGGAACAAAGAAATTGATATTCTACTAACTGTTAGAATTTTCTATTAGTAGACAAGACAGACTGCTAGTATTTCAAAGGAATTTGTTGAACAATGTATATTGATAGAATAATTATTCATCTGCTCAAGCTTTCCTTTAGGATCTTGTGCTATTgaaaacaatatatttattcttCCAGATATTCTAATAACTGAACCCTTGCCCTGCATCACCTAGTGGCCTGACTCAAGTCTATTAAATTCCCTAAAGAGTACGCATTTTAACTCTTGAAGGCTTGAAGCCAGCGTGAACTTAGATGCccatttccttttctcttccttaTTGACTTCTTTGTTATAGCAGGCGTCTTATTGTGAACAAGCTGAAAGGCTCTTTTACTTTTCTGTGCTGTACACAGGTGCCTTATTACTTGCCAGAAAATAAAAGGTCGTTATTAGATCCTGGCAATCAACATTCTGCAGCTCCTCGAAGCTTTGGAAGTCTCCATCTTCAAGCCCCTAGAATTTAATTGAAAGCTTAATATTCTTAGATGAATGAAATGGTTCCATCAGCCAAACGCCTGAGTCAGGGCTGCTGCTGACCAGATGAAACAGGACCTTGAATAGAAAACAGAAGTTGAAAGAATAACGGCGTAACAAGCAAAGAAACAAGCTCAAACAGAGTAAGAAATGCAATTGTTGGATAAACCCTTCACTTCTAGGTCtcatttcttaattaattgagATTACAACACTACTAATAAGCAACGAAGCCAGCTACATGACTAAAGCCTAGGTGGAATATGTGATGAACACTACGCATCTCAGCTTTTTGCCTCAAAGACGCAAGGAAAGCTAGACCAGCTAATCACGTTGGCTGGATTCTATTTGTTAGCAAATAATATTAGATTCTACTGCTTTTTGTTCGTACTCATTTGGAGACACTTTTCAAGCGTAAATTTTCCTGGATCTCCATCTTCTGCTAAACTTGCGATCCTACCACAGAGTTCCAAACTTCCAATAACAATCCTGTttagaaggaaattgaaaaatcaaaaactcaGGAAGGGAATCACTCGACATTACAAACAATTCTAAAATAATCAGAGAATACATATAAAGTAATTAAACCAAGACAGTTTTTTTGCATTAACATTCAACAAAGAACATGCATTTCAGAAGGTGAAAGTCGCCAAAATTCCTAGTGTAGGAATCTCAGGAGTCAGGACTATTCTTTATCCTGTTAATATAATCTAATGGGACAAGCCTTTATACTGCTGAGATCAGACAAGCTATTGCCAGGCCTTTATTCAAAGTTCTAATCCTCTGTCAGCACTTCATAGCTTAAACTTCTTTGGAAGCAAGGTAGCGAATTCCATCTCAAAATGAACTATATAAGGCCTATGAATGATGCCAAACAAATCCAACAAAACCTTGGATATTTCCTTTCTTGACTCACACCAGAAAATCCACCTCTGAAATAATGGAATTGTCAGCAATGTCCCATGGTAGAAGCGACCCACACATGTTCTCATCAGCCTCGGGCGGCAAAGCCATTGGGAAGCAAATCGAGGCCATCCATGATCCTGCTGGTATTCATACTAGTATGAAACCTGTTCTTGACATTGTCGAAGACATCTTTCGCCGAGCAGCCCCTCCGGTACGAGGAACAGTTCAGGTAAAAGCTTTCCCCTTAAATGCTTATTTCTCTTGGGTTTTGGTTAGCTTAAACTATGCAATTATTGTCTATAGTCTattaaaatgatgagtttAGTCCTTAcaataaattatcaaaattagatttctaaattttctaaaattgaTATTTCAATCCaatctattaaaaattttctattatcTATACTCTTATAGCGTTTGATTCTGTTAATGTGACATTAAATTTGATAACATGACAATGATGATGTGGTATTTTATGAATGAAGTAATAATTGACGTGACCAAATactaacataaattttataagttgGATATATAATTATCTAGTGTGACTTAATggttttaaatatgtttttcacAATTTAGAAAAAGATTGTTGTGAGATAgaagaattgaatttttgtgcttcataatttaaattaggAGTGTTgtgaaatagataaaaaaaatattatgtcatCATTAACATATCATCATATGCAATGCCACATTAGCAATAAAATACCATATCagcataaataataaaaaaatttttaatactaTTAACAATGAGATTGACATTGTCACTTttaataagtataaaaatttaatttttacaaattattgtaTAGGGATTAAATCCACCGCTTTGTCAGAGTATAGAGACAAATTGCATAATTTAACTTCTTGGTTATAATGGatgattttatatgtgaatgtcataattaaaataagaaaatctaAGTTTGTGAATCATGATTTCATTTATTCGTAGCTAATTaacatttaaagtaaaatgacataaaatgtaagttaaaaaaaatgtattttcatgaaaatgataaaattgataattttatatctaaaataaaatttcttttatagaaaacaatatactattatcaattaaaactaattaataagTATTCAgatcaaaaaagtaaaataaaaaaataattgaattttgaaaataaatatttttagagtaaaaattaaaaaaatatctattaatcaataattaaataaaatacttattaacaaattaaagattcaattaattataaataataatagagtaaaaattaattacttataataattacaaaaagacatctaatttcataatcaataatgaaaaaaaattataagtcaTAATTTTCAAACCCAAACCAACCCAAATTACTTATAAATGTTGTTAAATTCAATTAGCTACTAAGTGAgatatgtgttttttttttaagtgagaTATGTGTTCTGTAATTGGCATTTGATTGactaacaaattaaaattatagaaaaaagaattaatttgttttttaatggACTACCTTagtaaaatcttaaattatcacgttaaaatttttgtaatttgctATCATCATTCATAAAAATTGTGCCATATAATTTCTAAAACCcacttaaattaaattttaattaattagctaTTGAATAATTTGTGAAAATATCATTTTGCAATAAACTTTAGTTTAATCACTAATGTTagcgaaaattttattcatatttattaaattaaaagttgaCGTTTATAAAGTGTATATATGAATTaatcttagttgattaggaaGAAAAATTAGGACATATAGTAACTTTTTTGTTTATCgttatatcataattgatttttttgttagtGAAATTGTGATTCCCAATCAGGtccttgtttttttaatttattattaacttttgattgattatttaataACATATAATTTCTAGCAAttacataaatattatatgtcctttttttaaaattattttaatgattaccataataaaaattaaattattatgaataGAGATTGGATAAATTATATGATTTATCAAATAAGAATTTGtagattatataaaataatgataatgatattTATGACGTGGTGGGAGTGATAACATTTGCACAGGAAGCACACATGCAAGTGGATGCATCGGATGAAAGAGCTCTCCATTCAAGCGCTGATGAGTTGATCGACTATTTATCAGCCATCATAAACAGAATTTCCTGCGAGGttagattattattattactatacGACTAATTCTACATTAGAAAGCGGTTTTATGTGATTATCTATCGAATAACAAATGCCTTCTTATTCTGTAAAACTATatagtaattaatttttacattGTAAAATAATGACAGATAGCCTACCGGTTGTCAATTGGTGAAGATGCACATGCAACAACTCTAGCAGTGGCTCACGTAGTTAGAAGCTACTCATGGGATGCAAAAGTTGTACTAGCCTTGGCAGCATTTGCCATGAGCTATGGTGAATTCTTGCTGATTGTCCAGCTTTACACTACCAATCCACTTGCCAAAGGGGTTGCACTCCTCAAACAATTGCCAGAAGTTCTTGCACGAGCTGAccttttgaaaacaaaatttgacACGCTTGCCAACCTCACCAACGCGATGCATTGTGTGGCCAAGTGCGTTATCGAATTCAAGGAGCTTCCATCTCAGTACATTAGCCCTGAAGACCCAGAACTGTCATCCGCCAATTCTGATATCCCTTCAGCTGTTTATTGGACTATCCGAAGTACTGTGGTTTGCGCATCACAAATTATAGGCCTCATTGGCATGGGCCACGAGTATGTCGTTATCCTTGACTGAGAAAGTCCCGGCCCTGCTTTTTCTCTTGCCATCTGAGTTTCCCTGtttcttttccaattttaTGCGGCAACAACAAATAGCTTCAACTTCTTGTACAATTAGAAGCTATCTCCCGATGATGTTGCTATAAATTGCTCTTTTAAAACTAGGAGTGAAGGAGgagagaatttttttatctaatgaTAATATCATATCTCTGGGTTTTTTCCTTCAGGTTCGTATCATCTACTACAGATGCTTGGGAGCTGTCAAGCTTGGCGCACAATATCGACAGTATATGCAGCGATCTTATGGAGAAACTGAAACGTTGTCGTCAACGCATAAGTAAGTCGTGTCGCTTCACTTGAAAGATTTCACATAAAATTACATGGATCATGATATAGGAAGGTAGTGATAAAATGTAATGTCAGCATCATTATGAACGACAATAAACTTGGTTGATGCAGATGAGACAAAGGATATTGAAGCATATCAAACGCTGTTGCGCCTCTTTGATGCAATCCATATCGATAATATGAAGATTCTTAAGGCTTTGATTTACGCTAAGGATGACCAGCTGCCACTTTGGGATGGAACTACCAAGCAAAAGGTCTGCATTTatacttcctttttctttctctgaACTACCTAGTCCATTTTTTCAAGATGGCTTAATATAGAGCACTTTAAGCACCTTACGGCCAAACTGAAGGATAAATACTTTTGTTAtcaagaaacaaaatcaagatttaaCTACAATTAATATATCAAAGGCTATGAGAATTGTTTTGAACGATTTGGTTTTGATCCAGTACTTGTAAGACATATACAGGTTAGCATTGACTTGTTGAGGCGGAGGACTGTGCTACTATTCATTTCAGACCTAGAGATTCCGCATGACGAAATTCTTATTTTGGAACAAATGTATAACGAGTCACAAGCGCACCCAACGAGGGTAGAGAGTCAGTACGAGGTGATTTGGATCCCAGTCGTAGACAGGTCCGTTCCCTTTGATGACACAAAGAGAGAGCAATTCGAGTCTCTAAAAGCAATGATGCCATGGTACTCGGTTAGTCACCCTTCCATGATTCAGCCAGCGGTGATTAGGTGCATCAAAGAGGTCTGGGATTTCAGCAAGAAGCCTTTGGTAGTGGTGTTGGACCCCCAGGGAAGAGTTGTGAATTCTAACGCGATTCACATGATGTTTATTTGGGGCAATTTGGCATTCCCTTTCACTAAGATCAGGGAAGAAGCTCTTTGGAAGGAAGAGACATGGCGAATTGAACTCTTGGCAGATTCTATTGACCCCTCCATAATCAATTGGGTATGTGCAGTCTTAATCATAAGTACTTATATtaccaaaacattttaaatatataagaaaTGCTTGTTTTAACTTAATCAGAATTGCTTCATACTAAAGAGCATCTACCAATCATTTATGTAACGTATGTTTAAGCCACTTTTGCTATTGCAGTTAACAGAAGGGAAATTCATTTGCTTGTATGGTGGAGAAGACATGGATTGGATTCGGAAATTCACAACAACAGCAAAAGCTGTTGCGCAAACTGCCAATATCAAATTAGAGATGCTCTATGTGGGAAAAAGCAATCCTACAGAAAAAGTTAGGCGGAACATGACCACCATTCAGAGAGAGAATCTTAGCCGTGTATTGTCAGACATCTCGCTAATACGATTCTTCTGGGTGCGGTTGGAGAGCATGTGGCACTCAAGAGTTCAGCATGGCGTGACCGTAGAAAATGACCACATTTTGCCAGAGATCATGACCATGCTCAGCTTTGATGGTAGTGAGCAAGGATGGGCCGTGATAAGTAGGGGCTCAGATGAACTGGCCAGGGCTAAGGCGGAGATTGTTTTGAAAAGCCTTGACCAATATCCTGTATGGGAAGCGCTTGCGGCAGAAAAAGGTTTTATTCCTGCGTTGAATGATCACATCCGAGGTCTTCGCACCGAACATCACTGCAACCGTCTGATACTTCCAGGGACTGCTGGAATTCGAAGCATCCATGAGAGGGTCGTTTGCTTTGACTGTGGCAAGCAAATGGAGAAGTTCTTCATGTATCGCTGCTGCAccgattaattaattaatataagcAATCCCCGTAGACCGTACTCATTGGAGTTGCAATTAATAACTACAACAAGCGCTGCTTGCTGCTATGGCCACGTCGATAATGTTGTGAACATTGTGAGAGGATCCTTTTCTAACTCATTGCTTATACTTGTTTTTGGTTAAT containing:
- the LOC18609615 gene encoding protein SIEVE ELEMENT OCCLUSION C isoform X2, which translates into the protein MTSFDSGGFWQRSKSFLDDEILIKKLLLSHDPDGRHLDSEMLLCAVENIMFYATTSEVSDKPADANLKSHISNIELIGSQEPLVHTIYKIAHEMLCKCPGKGDLHTRTMALFDLLGNYGWAAKVALALAGFATSYGEFCLIMQLRPHISLAVSLADFKQLPSSISILKPQVKALRLLVKTMVDLTKCIIEFEGLPAVLVGPYIENLAAMKSEIYVTAYWIIRSTLACSSQITNLKAMKPEYSNIIIAAWELLSLDYRLSSIYSHLRPLVDAFRQQTEAKLHQKLLNLFEESHIDNQEVLQMLFALKDDLPLKDCPTQVKLGVSELKSKVVLLLVSKPDLLPLEQLFFLVHQTYDHPHKKVEGSYEMIWVPISCSETWTDTEEKWFNFLSNSIPCYSVRQPWSLNSAVINFMKQEWNYGDEAIMVVLDSEGMTTNLNALDMVFIWGSEAYPFSLSRENELWKGEHWTMQLITNEIHPILTQWVEEGRNICIYGSENLEWIREFSAKTKDIKDAGVLLEMIYVGMNNPNEHVKDLLTTINIEIHSTLLSFTKVQLFWLRLESMRRSKFRLGHTASTDHILAEVLPLLYNNDDNGWAVFGNGSSADMVRVQGAEIIKCLNLFRQWGESVAQLEFIGALRTVLEPPLLGGPCNHTQVIPYSEGLIEGSIVCQKCKRLMKKFTIYE
- the LOC18609615 gene encoding protein SIEVE ELEMENT OCCLUSION C isoform X1, with the translated sequence MTSFDSGGFWQRSKSFLDDEILIKKLLLSHDPDGRHLDSEMLLCAVENIMFYATTSEVSDKPADANLKSHISNIELIGSQEPLVHTIYKIAHEMLCKCPGKGDLHTRTMALFDLLGNYGWAAKVALALAGFATSYGEFCLIMQLRPHISLAVSLADFKQLPSSISILKPQVKALRLLVKTMVDLTKCIIEFEGLPAVLVGPYIENLAAMKSEIYVTAYWIIRSTLACSSQITNLKAMKPEQVYSNIIIAAWELLSLDYRLSSIYSHLRPLVDAFRQQTEAKLHQKLLNLFEESHIDNQEVLQMLFALKDDLPLKDCPTQVKLGVSELKSKVVLLLVSKPDLLPLEQLFFLVHQTYDHPHKKVEGSYEMIWVPISCSETWTDTEEKWFNFLSNSIPCYSVRQPWSLNSAVINFMKQEWNYGDEAIMVVLDSEGMTTNLNALDMVFIWGSEAYPFSLSRENELWKGEHWTMQLITNEIHPILTQWVEEGRNICIYGSENLEWIREFSAKTKDIKDAGVLLEMIYVGMNNPNEHVKDLLTTINIEIHSTLLSFTKVQLFWLRLESMRRSKFRLGHTASTDHILAEVLPLLYNNDDNGWAVFGNGSSADMVRVQGAEIIKCLNLFRQWGESVAQLEFIGALRTVLEPPLLGGPCNHTQVIPYSEGLIEGSIVCQKCKRLMKKFTIYE
- the LOC18609616 gene encoding protein SIEVE ELEMENT OCCLUSION B, whose protein sequence is MELSAMSHGRSDPHMFSSASGGKAIGKQIEAIHDPAGIHTSMKPVLDIVEDIFRRAAPPVRGTVQEAHMQVDASDERALHSSADELIDYLSAIINRISCEIAYRLSIGEDAHATTLAVAHVVRSYSWDAKVVLALAAFAMSYGEFLLIVQLYTTNPLAKGVALLKQLPEVLARADLLKTKFDTLANLTNAMHCVAKCVIEFKELPSQYISPEDPELSSANSDIPSAVYWTIRSTVVCASQIIGLIGMGHEFVSSTTDAWELSSLAHNIDSICSDLMEKLKRCRQRINETKDIEAYQTLLRLFDAIHIDNMKILKALIYAKDDQLPLWDGTTKQKVSIDLLRRRTVLLFISDLEIPHDEILILEQMYNESQAHPTRVESQYEVIWIPVVDRSVPFDDTKREQFESLKAMMPWYSVSHPSMIQPAVIRCIKEVWDFSKKPLVVVLDPQGRVVNSNAIHMMFIWGNLAFPFTKIREEALWKEETWRIELLADSIDPSIINWLTEGKFICLYGGEDMDWIRKFTTTAKAVAQTANIKLEMLYVGKSNPTEKVRRNMTTIQRENLSRVLSDISLIRFFWVRLESMWHSRVQHGVTVENDHILPEIMTMLSFDGSEQGWAVISRGSDELARAKAEIVLKSLDQYPVWEALAAEKGFIPALNDHIRGLRTEHHCNRLILPGTAGIRSIHERVVCFDCGKQMEKFFMYRCCTD